One window of the Pyrus communis chromosome 17, drPyrComm1.1, whole genome shotgun sequence genome contains the following:
- the LOC137722427 gene encoding uncharacterized protein yields the protein MANRPGLQVVKRQQVVQRQQVVQRQQVVKRQEVVVQRQQVVQRQQVVKRQQVVVQRQQVVQPPQPRARPQPPPHQHRQQVVQVVQVVQPPQPRARPAPHQHRQQVVQVVQVVQPPQPRARPQPHQHRQQVVQVVQVVQPQKPKRGG from the coding sequence ATGGCAAACCGGCCCGGACTTCAAGTTGTGAAGCGGCAGCAAGTTGTGCAGAGGCAGCAAGTTGTGCAGCGGCAGCAAGTTGTGAAGCGGCAGGAAGTTGTTGTGCAGAGGCAGCAAGTTGTGCAGCGGCAGCAAGTTGTGAAGCGGCAGCAAGTTGTTGTGCAGAGGCAGCAAGTTGTGCAGCCGCCGCAGCCACGCGCCCGGCCACAGCCACCGCCTCATCAGCACCGGCAGCAAGTTGTGCAAGTTGTGCAAGTTGTGCAGCCGCCGCAGCCACGCGCCCGGCCAGCGCCTCATCAGCACCGGCAGCAAGTTGTGCAAGTTGTGCAAGTTGTGCAGCCGCCGCAGCCACGCGCCCGGCCACAGCCTCATCAGCACCGGCAGCAAGTTGTGCAAGTTGTGCAAGTTGTGCAGCCGCAGAAGCCTAAGAGGGGCGGATGA
- the LOC137722635 gene encoding protein SRC2-like — protein MDCRPLEVIIDSANDLKDVNLFSKMDVYAAVSVAGDPRNKKQKTKTPVVKDGGTNPKWTSYPIRFTVDEAALLNNRLTLNVKLVSERTLGDTKIGKVKIPLKELLDTTGGGDDQKKQIKHVSYGLRSSSGKPKGTINFGYKFGDKFSVPVPEPQKKVYEPVMAYPTGQPGSSSGYPPAGAYPPTQAYPYPPPGGYPPPPHQQPGYGYAPPPQAGYGYPPQQGYGYPPQQVVQPQKPKRGGGGNMAMGVGAGLLGGLLIGDMIGDVGEMAAYDAGYDAGVGDDFGGGFDF, from the coding sequence ATGGATTGCAGGCCTCTGGAGGTAATCATCGACTCGGCCAACGACCTCAAGGATGTCAACCTCTTCTCCAAGATGGACGTCTACGCCGCCGTTTCGGTCGCCGGCGACCCCCGCAACAAGAAGCAGAAGACCAAAACCCCCGTCGTCAAGGACGGTGGCACCAACCCCAAGTGGACCAGCTATCCCATCAGGTTCACCGTCGACGAAGCCGCCCTCCTCAACAACCGCCTCACCCTCAACGTTAAGCTCGTCTCCGAACGCACTTTGGGAGACACCAAGATCGGCAAGGTCAAGATCCCGCTCAAGGAGCTACTCGACACCACGGGCGGCGGCGATGATCAGAAGAAGCAGATCAAGCACGTCAGCTACGGCCTCCGATCGTCGAGCGGAAAGCCCAAGGGGACCATCAATTTCGGGTACAAATTCGGTGACAAGTTTTCGGTTCCGGTTCCAGAGCCCCAGAAGAAAGTCTACGAGCCCGTGATGGCATACCCGACCGGACAGCCCGGGTCAAGCTCTGGCTACCCGCCCGCGGGTGCCTACCCACCTACCCAAGCTTACCCATACCCGCCACCCGGTGGGTACCCACCACCGCCTCATCAGCAACCGGGTTACGGGTACGCGCCACCGCCACAAGCCGGGTACGGATACCCGCCTCAGCAGGGGTACGGGTACCCGCCGCAGCAAGTTGTGCAGCCGCAGAAGCCTAAGAGGGGCGGAGGAGGGAACATGGCGATGGGTGTGGGAGCTGGGTTGCTGGGTGGATTATTGATCGGGGATATGATTGGGGACGTGGGTGAGATGGCCGCTTATGATGCTGGCTACGATGCTGGGGTCGGTGATGACTTTGGTGGTGGCTTTGATTtctag
- the LOC137722426 gene encoding uncharacterized protein — MARNEEKAQSMLNRFIALKAEEKKKPKERRPYLASECRDLAEASRWRQQIMGEIGRKVAEIQNEALGEHRTRDLNDEINKLIREKVHWERRIVELGGPNYAKNAPKMTDLDGNIVDVPNPSGRGPGYRYFGAAKKLPGVRELFEKPPELRKRRTRYDIYKRIDASYYGYRDDEDGILEKLEVEAEEKMRAEAVAEWKRMEEIRREARRAVKSGEVVSAAKVKEVLFEEEEEVVEEERQRERELKERSEQEREFVVHVPLPDDKEIEKMVLEKKKRELLSKYTSDELMEEQSEAKEMLNIKR; from the coding sequence ATGGCTCGTAACGAAGAGAAAGCGCAGTCGATGCTCAATCGGTTCATTGCCCTCAAGgccgaagagaagaagaagccaaaAGAACGACGCCCGTACCTCGCCTCCGAGTGCCGCGACCTCGCCGAGGCCTCCAGATGGCGGCAGCAAATCATGGGGGAGATCGGCCGGAAAGTCGCCGAGATCCAGAACGAAGCCCTCGGGGAGCACCGGACCCGCGACCTCAACGACGAGATCAACAAGCTGATTCGAGAGAAGGTACATTGGGAGCGGCGGATTGTGGAGCTCGGAGGCCCAAATTATGCCAAAAACGCCCCTAAGATGACCGACCTCGACGGTAATATTGTCGATGTTCCGAACCCTAGCGGCCGCGGCCCTGGGTATCGGTACTTTGGAGCGGCGAAGAAGCTGCCGGGAGTCAGAGAGCTTTTCGAGAAGCCGCCGGAGCTGAGAAAGCGGAGGACGAGGTATGATATATACAAGAGGATTGATGCTAGTTATTATGGGTATAGGGACGATGAGGATGGGATTTTGGAGAAGCTTGAGGTGGAGGCGGAGGAGAAGATGAGGGCGGAGGCGGTGGCGGAGTGGAAGAGGATGGAGGAGATAAGGCGTGAAGCGAGGAGGGCGGTGAAGAGCGGGGAGGTGGTGTCAGCGGCAAAGGTGAAGGAGGTATTgtttgaggaggaagaggaggtggtggaggaggagaggcagagagagagggaattGAAAGAGAGGAGTGAGCAGGAGAGGGAGTTCGTGGTGCACGTGCCGCTGCCAGATGATAAGGAGATTGAGAAGATGGTgctggagaagaagaagagggagctGCTGAGCAAGTATACCAGTGATGAATTGATGGAGGAGCAGTCCGAGGCGAAGGAGATGCTTAACATTAAGCGCTAG
- the LOC137721763 gene encoding probable UDP-arabinopyranose mutase 1: MAQYNKVAPTPLLKDELDIVIPTIRNLDFLEMWRPFFQQYHLIIVQDGDPSKVIKVPEGFDYELYNRNDINRILGPKASCISFKDSACRCFGYMVSKKKYIFTIDDDCFVAKDPSGKDINALEQHIKNLLSPSTPFFVSRCVVQGNLEIGSLREVDVKSGLPATTSTERLELLDDDEHILSIKIIGGDHRLRV; this comes from the exons ATGGCGCAGTACAACAAGGTCGCCCCGACCCCTCTGCTGAAGGACGAGCTCGACATCGTCATCCCCACCATCCGAAACCTCGATTTCCTCGAGATGTGGAGGCCCTTCTTCCAGCAGTACCACCTCATCATCGTCCAGGACGGCGACCCGTCGAAGGTGATCAAGGTCCCGGAGGGCTTCGACTACGAGCTCTACAACCGCAACGATATCAACCGGATTCTGGGTCCCAAGGCGTCCTGCATCTCCTTCAAGGACTCTGCTTGCAGATGCTTCGGCTACATGGTCTCTAAGAAGAAGTACATCTTCACCATCGACGACGATTGCTTT GTTGCCAAAGATCCTTCTGGCAAAGATATCAATGCACTTGAGCAGCATATCAAGAACCTTCTGTCTCCGTCAACTCCATTTTTCGTCAGCAGGTGTGTGGTGCAGGGGAACCTTGAGATTGGAAGTCTCAGAGAAGTTGATGTTAAGTCTGGGCTTCCTGCCACTACAAGTACTGAAAGATTGGAACTTCTTGACGATGACGAGCATATTCTTAGCATTAAAATAATTGGTGGGGATCACAGACTTAGGGTATGA
- the LOC137722417 gene encoding acyl-CoA-binding domain-containing protein 4-like translates to MAMARASSGLQYPQRFYAAASYAGFDGSPRSASKAVRAKFSSESALILYALYQQAIVGPCNAPEPSAWNAVEKSKWSSWKKLADMASTEAMRLFVKILEEEDPGWYSRASNFVSEPVVDVQMNQNSSIQPLVENGNSFPETKTISTENGSIVEAQDKDVVSEGFGSVVVYDQWTAPPVSGLRPKSRYEHGAAVIQDKMYIYGGNHNGRYLNDLYVLDLRSWSWSKIEAKSVAESVEAPSPVTVTPCAGHSLIPWENKLISIAGHTKDPTDSIQVKAFDLQTCSWSLLKTYGKPPASRGGQSVSLVGGNLVIFGGQDAKRSLLNDLHILDLETMTWDEIDAVGVPPSPRSDHAAAVHADRYLLIFGGGSHATCYNDLHVLDLQNMEWSRPTQQGEIPTPRAGHAGVTVGENWFIVGGGDNKSGVSETVVLNMSTLVWSVVTTVEGRIPVASEGLSLVVGSYNGEDVLVSFGGYNGRYNNEVNVLKPSHKSTLQSKMTETPVPDSVSAVHNQSATRDVESETGQEGKVREIEMDNVDSDAMKSRGKGTNEHLIATLKAEKEELESSLSKEKAQTLQLKQDLAEAETRNTDLYKELQSVRGQLGSEQSRCFKLEVELAELRQKLQTMDTLQKELELLQRQKAASEQAALNAKKQSSGGVWGWLAGTPSNEKADDA, encoded by the exons ATGGCAATGGCTCGGGCGAGCTCGGGGCTCCAATACCCCCAGAGGTTTTACGCGGCGGCCTCCTACGCCGGCTTCGACGGATCTCCTCGCTCTGCCTCCAAAGCCGTTCGCGCCAAGTTCAGCTCCGAGTCCGCTCTCATACTCTACGCCTTGTATCAGCAG GCTATCGTAGGGCCTTGTAATGCACCGGAACCTAGCGCTTGGAATGCTGTTGAGAAAAGCAAATGGAGCAG CTGGAAGAAGCTTGCAGACATGGCTTCCACTGAAGCAATGCgtctttttgtgaaaatattagAG GAGGAAGACCCAGGTTGGTATTCAAGAGCATCAAACTTTGTTTCAGAGCCTGTGGTAGATGTACAAATGAAT CAAAATTCAAGTATTCAGCCACTTGTCGAGAATGGTAACTCTTTTCCCGAGACCAAGACAATCTCCACTGAAAACGGGAGCATAGTGGAAGCTCAGGATAAAGATGTTGTCTCTGAAGGCTTTGGATCAGTTGTTGTCTATGATCAATGGACTGCACCTCCAGTATCTGGCCTTCGCCCAAAATCCCGATATGAG CATGGAGCAGCGGTTATTCAAGACAAGATGTACATCTATGGTGGAAATCACAATGGTCGTTACCTAAATGATCTCTAT GTCTTGGACTTGAGGAGTTGGAGTTGGTCAAAGATCGAGGCCAAATCTGTGGCTGAGTCAGTTGAGGCACCCTCACCGGTAACAGTAACCCCATGTGCGGGTCATTCGTTG ATACCTTGGGAGaataaacttatttcaattgctGGACATACAAAGGATCCAACTGATTCTATTCAGG TGAAGGCATTTGATCTACAAACTTGCTCGTGGTCATTGTTAAAGACTTATGGGAAACCGCcg GCATCGCGTGGAGGTCAATCCGTGTCTCTTGTTGGAGGTAACTTGGTTATTTTCGGGGGACAAGATGCAAAAAGATCTCTCTTGAATGACCTGCATATTCTTGACCTAGAAACAATGACGTGGGATGAGATTGATGCTGT AGGGGTGCCTCCTTCTCCAAGGTCTGATCATGCTGCTGCGGTCCATGCCGACCGCTATCTTCTTATATTTGGTGGTGGTTCTCATGCCACTTGTTACAATGATCTCCATGTCCTTGATTTGCAAAAT ATGGAGTGGTCAAGACCCACACAACAAGGTGAAATACCAACTCCACGGGCTGGACATGCAGGTGTAACTGTTGGAGAGAATTGGTTCATAGTTGGTGGTGGTGACAACAAGAGTG GCGTTTCAGAAACTGTTGTCCTAAATATGTCCACGCTTGTTTGGTCTGTTGTAACTACTGTTGAAGGGCGCATTCCTGTTGCTAGTGAG GGACTAAGTCTGGTCGTAGGTTCTTACAATGGTGAAGATGTCCTTGTATCATTTGGAGGATACAATGGGCGTTACAACAATGAG GTTAACGTTCTTAAACCAAGCCACAAGTCAACCTTGCAATCGAAGATGACGGAAACTCCTGTTCCAGACAGTGTTTCTGCTGTGCATAATCAAAGTGCTACCAGAGATGTGGAGTCTGAAACAGGGCAAGAAGGAAAAGTCAGGGAAATTGAAATGGACAATGTTGACTCAGATGCCATG AAATCAAGAGGCAAGGGTACCAATGAACATCTTATAGCGACCCTCAAAGCAGAGAAAGAAGAATTAGAATCATCACTCAGCAAGGAGAAAGCGCAAACTCTCCAATTAAAGCAAGATTTAGCAGAAGCAGAGACTCGCAACACTGACCTGTACAAG GAGCTTCAATCGGTACGTGGTCAACTAGGATCTGAGCAGTCAAGATGTTTCAAACTTGAG GTTGAACTTGCAGAACTACGACAGAAGCTCCAAACAATGGACACATTGCAGAAAGAACTTGAACTCCTCCAGCGACAAAAGGCTGCATCCGAACAAGCAGCACTAAATGCTAAAAAGCAGAGCTCAGGTGGCGTCTGGGGCTGGCTTGCCGGAACCCCTTCCAATGAAAAAGCTGATGACGCCTAA
- the LOC137722701 gene encoding PWWP domain-containing protein 1-like, giving the protein MNNEIGLDGKSDATEEAAEARARVSPMELDSGSEAGGRSEEDGARVSTESEGGNVDKVMESKGSGIQADRTRVEISFNDDEDDVFDISRVEIEDDSDKSEAHNGEHPSLLSEFDEFVANEKSGMALGTKRALSYGFEVGDMVWGKVKSHPWWPGHIFNEELATSQVRRTRREGHVLVAFFGDNSYGWFDPAELIPFDPHYAEKSRQTNHRGFLKAVEEAVDEANRRCELGLVCKCRNAYNFRKTSVQGYFVVDVPDYEPGAVYSENQIRKARDSFKPIEMLSFVKQLALSTHCDDQKSLSFNKSKATAFSFRKAVFEEYDETYAQAFGAHPGRPSRSLVPAPTRAALSGPLVIAEVLGGQKSATKPMKVKDHSKRDKYLFKRRDEPGNSKTHQTSQSQASSSAPSAILEGSIAVEDENYMLQKRAPDVSGKEAAIIDQATNSSLIPQDVTVDAKPSLAKGKGALQEVKEGDGDVGPTATGYVDLLGDGTKQRTIDGTSQPLKQEGEGVLEFKYEESEKLSGSYEKFQQPSSSLKKVEVGYERGVGDPLPIEAKSLGGKKAAGGVKKLKVLKRTAEDLNIDDCKMGDKKKKKRKKQLDAEASIRNQQKPLISGKVLPSGSKAAGNANHVGLVAREDTQVEHKKDVTASNNLSESGGKLPFRGLENVQLDLPQLVSDLQALALDPFHGIETNSPATVQQFFLHFRSLVYQKSLVLSPPSEIEPVEVRSSKSSSGVKAPDISPTEQVRDLSSSKAAKPVFRSDDPTIAGRKRAPSDRQGDLAAKRYKKITDIRTLAAEKKAIQRPPIDSKRIEAKESATPVLRKSLKPGFAKKTDPASKAVEPTMLVLKFPPKISLPSPAELKAKFARFGPMDQSGLRVFWKSSTCRVVFLFKSDAQAAFKFATANSSLFGNFSVRCQIREVGGPEAPELGKGDNPRETPRAKDPSVMQSPALASALRQQQQQQAQQSGVQLKSILKKYSGEESAGGQVTGGNGNSKGTARVKFMLGGEETSRTTTSDQFMMPGNRNNNFNKNNSASFVDVDGAPSSTTSTATDFNTTRNFQKVNPPPTFSSPLPPLLPNPPGPPPQYAKPPPHSNFPQHSEMAPPRNTSHNLNAPPTSTVDISQQMLSLLTRCSDVVSNVKGLLGYVPYHPL; this is encoded by the exons ATGAACAACGAAATCGGATTGGACGGGAAATCGGATGCCACTGAAGAGGCCGCGGAAGCTAGAGCTAGGGTTTCGCCAATGGAGCTCGATTCGGGGAGTGAGGCTGGCGGAAGATCTGAGGAGGATGGGGCTAGGGTTAGTACGGAGAGTGAAGGTGGAAATGTGGATAAAGTGATGGAATCGAAGGGTTCTGGAATTCAGGCGGATAGAACTAGGGTGGAGATTTCATTCAATGATGATGAAGACGATGTTTTCGACATTTCGCGGGTCGAAATTGAGGACGATTCTGATAAATCTGAGGCTCACAATGGTGAGCACCCGTCTTTGTTGTCTGAGTTTGATGAGTTTGTAGCTAACGAGAAGAGTGGAATGGCTCTAGGGACGAAGAGGGCGCTGAGCTACGGGTTCGAAGTGGGTGACATGGTGTGGGGGAAGGTAAAATCTCATCCGTGGTGGCCGGGACACATATTTAACGAGGAGTTGGCAACGTCTCAGGTGCGGCGGACACGGAGGGAAGGTCACGTCTTGGTTGCTTTCTTTGGTGATAATAGTTACGGATGGTTCGACCCGGCTGAACTCATACCATTTGATCCCCACTACGCTGAGAAATCTCGGCAGACGAATCACAGGGGTTTTCTGAAGGCTGTGGAGGAGGCTGTCGATGAGGCGAATCGTAGGTGTGAACTTGGTCTGGTTTGCAAATGTAGGAATGCCTATAATTTTCGGAAGACAAGTGTGCAAGGGTACTTTGTTGTTGATGTGCCGGATTATGAGCCAGGAGCAGTGTATTCGGAGAATCAGATAAGGAAGGCGAGGGATAGTTTTAAGCCGATTGAGATGCTGTCTTTTGTAAAGCAGTTGGCTTTGTCAACACACTGTGATGATCAGAAGAGCCTCAGCTTTAATAAGAGCAAGGCTACTGCTTTTTCTTTTCGCAAGGCTGTTTTTGAAGAGTATGATGAAACGTACGCTCAGGCATTTGGTGCACATCCAGGACGTCCTTCTCGTAGTCTAGTTCCAGCTCCAACTCGAG CTGCTTTGAGTGGTCCTTTGGTGATTGCTGAGGTTCTGGGAGGGCAGAAGAGTGCCACAAAACCGATGAAAGTCAAGGACCATTCAAAGAGAGACAAATACCTATTTAAGCGGAGAGATGAACCTGGGAACTCGAAAACCCATCAAACTAGCCAGAGTCAAGCTAGTTCCTCAGCTCCATCTGCCATCTTGGAGGGGTCAATAGCAGTAGAAGATGAGAATTATATGTTACAAAAGAGGGCTCCAGATGTATCTGGAAAAGAAGCTGCAATCATTGATCAGGCAACAAATAGCTCTCTCATCCCCCAAGATGTTACCGTTGATGCAAAGCCATCTCTTGCAAAGGGAAAGGGGGCTCTACAGGAAGTGAAAGAGGGAGATGGAGATGTAGGCCCTACAGCCACAGGATATGTAGATTTATTGGGGGATGGGACCAAGCAACGTACAATAGATGGTACATCACAACCTTTAAAGCAGGAAGGTGAGGGTGTATTAGAGTTTAAATATGAAGAGAGTGAAAAATTGTCTGGATCATATGAAAAATTTCAACAACCTTCGAGTTCTTTGAAAAAAGTGGAAGTAGGCTATGAACGTGGTGTTGGAGATCCTTTGCCAATTGAGGCAAAGAGTTTAGGTGGGAAGAAAGCAGCTGGTGGAGTGAAAAAACTGAAGGTTCTTAAACGGACTGCAGAGGACTTGAACATTGATGACTGTAAGATGggggataaaaagaaaaagaaaaggaagaaacagTTAGATGCGGAAGCTAGCATCAGAAATCAACAGAAGCCTTTGATTTCTGGAAAGGTACTGCCCTCAGGGAGTAAAGCGGCAGGAAATGCCAATCATGTAGGTTTGGTTGCAAGAGAGGATACCCAGGTTGAACATAAGAAGGATGTCACTGCCAGTAATAACTTGTCTGAATCTGGTGGAAAATTACCGTTTCGTGGCTTGGAAAATGTGCAGCTTGATCTACCACAACTGGTAAGCGATTTGCAAGCCCTTGCCCTTGATCCTTTTCACGGTATTGAGACAAACAGCCCTGCAACTGTTCAGCAGTTCTTTCTGCACTTCAGGTCCCTTGTCTACCAGAAAAGTTTGGTTCTGTCACCACCCTCAGAGATTGAACCTGTTGAAGTTCGCTCCTCTAAATCTTCATCTGGTGTGAAAGCCCCTGATATATCTCCCACTGAGCAAGTTAGAGATTTATCGTCCTCAAAGGCAGCAAAACCCGTGTTCAGATCCGACGATCCTACCATAGCTGGGCGGAAACGTGCTCCATCTGACCGTCAAGGAGATCTTGCAGCTAAGAGGTACAAGAAAATTACTGATATAAGAACATTGGCTGCAGAAAAGAAGGCTATTCAGAGACCTCCTATAGACTCCAAGCGTATAGAGGCGAAAGAATCAGCAACACCGGTTCTGCGGAAGTCACTCAAGCCaggttttgcaaagaaaacggACCCTGCATCAAAGGCAGTTGAGCCTACAATGCTGGTGTTGAAGTTCCCTCCCAAAATCTCTCTCCCATCACCTGCAGAACTGAAGGCAAAGTTTGCCCGATTTGGGCCTATGGATCAGTCCGGTCTCCGTGTCTTTTGGAAGTCCTCGACATGCCGGGTTGTCTTTCTGTTCAAATCTGATGCACAAGCAGCATTTAAGTTTGCTACTGCAAACAGCTCTCTTTTCGGCAACTTTAGTGTGAGGTGTCAAATTCGAGAAGTGGGCGGTCCTGAAGCTCCAGAGTTAGGCAAGGGTGACAATCCCAGGGAGACGCCACGGGCCAAGGATCCATCGGTTATGCAATCACCAGCATTGGCCTCGGCACTCagacagcagcagcagcagcaggctCAACAGAGTGGAGTGCAGCTGAAGTCGATTCTGAAGAAGTATTCAGGCGAGGAGTCGGCAGGAGGGCAGGTAACCGGTGGGAATGGAAATAGTAAAGGGACTGCACGTGTAAAATTCATGTTGGGTGGGGAAGAAACTAGTAGGACTACTACTTCTGATCAATTCATGATGCCTGGTAATAGAAATAACAACTTCAACAAGAACAACAGTGCTAGTTTTGTGGACGTCGACGGTGCACCGTCTTCTACTACTTCCACTGCTACGGATTTTAATACAACTAGGAACTTTCAAAAGGTCAATCCTCCTCCAACTTTTTCATCACCATTGCCTCCTCTCCTCCCTAATCCTCCCGGCCCACCTCCACAATATGCCAAACCCCCACCCCATAGCAATTTTCCGCAGCATTCCGAAATGGCACCACCCAGAAATACTAGTCACAATCTTAACGCACCACCCACAAGCACGGTCGATATTTCGCAGCAGATGCTTAGCTTGTTGACTAGGTGCAGCGACGTTGTATCCAACGTGAAGGGCTTGCTCGGCTATGTGCCTTACCATCCTCTCTGA